One part of the Fundidesulfovibrio soli genome encodes these proteins:
- a CDS encoding ammonium transporter — translation MIQAGDTAFVMISAALVLLMTPGLALFYGGMVRRKNVLGTIMQSFVMISLVSIEWVYLGYSMCFGPDAGGGFIGTLAWSGLAGVGAAPNPDYAPTIPHAVFMIYQCMFAVITPALITGAFAERVRFSSFVVFSLLWTVLVYNPVCHWVWGNGGWLKEMGVMDFAGGLVVHLTCGAAALASVMIIGSRRDHGRRQFFPHDLPMTLLGTGLLWFGWFGFNAGSALAADGVAGSAFVATHLGGMAGMAMWTVMEWLYQGKPTTLGAASGAVAGLATITPAAGFVGPNAAVVIGLAAGLCCYWAVVLKSKLHFDDSLDVVGIHGLGGLLGTLMAGLFASKQVNPAGADGLFFGNPAQLGIQALGIAIVGAYAFIVSYAILKAVNATMGLRLTPDQEGVGLDVAEHNEAAYGE, via the coding sequence ATGATCCAGGCGGGCGACACCGCATTCGTGATGATCAGCGCGGCCCTGGTGCTGCTGATGACCCCGGGGCTGGCCCTGTTCTACGGCGGCATGGTCCGGCGCAAGAACGTGCTGGGCACTATCATGCAGAGCTTCGTGATGATCTCCCTGGTGAGCATCGAGTGGGTCTACCTGGGCTACTCCATGTGCTTCGGGCCGGACGCCGGCGGCGGCTTCATCGGCACGCTGGCCTGGTCGGGACTGGCCGGGGTGGGCGCGGCCCCCAACCCGGACTACGCGCCCACCATCCCCCACGCCGTGTTCATGATCTACCAGTGCATGTTCGCGGTCATCACCCCGGCGCTGATCACGGGCGCGTTCGCCGAGCGCGTGCGCTTCAGCTCCTTCGTGGTGTTCAGCCTGCTGTGGACGGTGCTGGTCTACAACCCGGTGTGCCACTGGGTCTGGGGCAACGGCGGCTGGCTCAAGGAGATGGGCGTGATGGACTTCGCCGGCGGCCTGGTGGTGCACCTGACCTGCGGCGCGGCGGCCCTCGCCTCGGTGATGATCATCGGCTCCAGGCGCGACCACGGCAGGCGCCAGTTCTTCCCCCACGACCTGCCCATGACGCTGCTCGGCACCGGCCTGCTCTGGTTCGGCTGGTTCGGCTTCAACGCGGGCAGCGCCCTTGCCGCCGACGGCGTGGCCGGGTCGGCCTTCGTGGCCACGCACCTGGGCGGCATGGCGGGTATGGCCATGTGGACCGTGATGGAATGGCTCTACCAGGGCAAGCCCACCACCCTGGGCGCGGCCTCGGGCGCTGTGGCCGGCTTGGCCACCATCACCCCGGCCGCCGGTTTCGTGGGCCCCAACGCGGCCGTGGTCATCGGCCTGGCCGCCGGGCTCTGCTGCTACTGGGCCGTGGTGCTCAAGAGCAAGCTGCACTTCGACGACAGCCTGGACGTTGTGGGCATCCACGGCCTGGGCGGCCTGCTGGGCACGCTCATGGCGGGCCTCTTCGCAAGCAAGCAGGTCAACCCCGCGGGAGCGGACGGACTTTTCTTCGGCAATCCCGCGCAATTGGGCATCCAGGCCCTTGGCATCGCCATCGTGGGCGCGTATGCTTTCATCGTCAGCTACGCCATCCTCAAGGCCGTCAACGCGACCATGGGCCTGCGCCTCACCCCGGATCAGGAAGGGGTTGGCCTGGACGTGGCGGAGCACAACGAAGCGGCATACGGCGAATAG
- a CDS encoding P-II family nitrogen regulator — protein sequence MKKIEIITRPYKTEDVKQALTAIGVKGMTAGEVKGFGRQRGHKEIYRGAEYQVDFVPKVKIEVVVSDEMAPKVVKAAREAALTGEVGDGKIFIIPVDDVVRIRTGETGDDAI from the coding sequence ATGAAGAAGATCGAAATCATCACGCGCCCCTATAAGACCGAAGACGTGAAGCAGGCCCTCACCGCCATCGGCGTGAAAGGCATGACCGCAGGTGAGGTGAAGGGCTTCGGACGCCAGCGCGGCCACAAGGAAATCTATCGCGGCGCCGAATACCAGGTGGATTTCGTGCCCAAGGTGAAGATCGAGGTGGTCGTCTCCGACGAGATGGCCCCCAAGGTCGTCAAGGCAGCCCGCGAGGCCGCCCTGACCGGCGAAGTGGGCGACGGCAAGATATTCATCATACCCGTGGACGACGTGGTGCGCATCCGCACCGGAGAGACCGGGGACGACGCCATCTAG
- a CDS encoding type I restriction enzyme HsdR N-terminal domain-containing protein, translating to MHEESLGTVIRDYLTGEELEETSYEIYRQGLARMLVEERGYPRESLVPKVGVCFPVDGQDYTRMVDMAALGPDGAPLMLVIFCSGEPGSYVREALAAARLHVPPAPLVLTTDTKTAVLAASGSGIVLGEGLRAIPHHADLAALADANPVPPLTEDRAERERRILFAYSEMLSGGCCTGACRPKART from the coding sequence ATGCACGAAGAATCCCTTGGCACCGTCATCCGCGACTACCTCACCGGCGAGGAGTTGGAGGAGACCTCCTACGAGATCTACCGCCAGGGTCTGGCCCGCATGCTGGTGGAGGAGCGGGGCTACCCCCGCGAGTCCCTAGTGCCCAAGGTCGGCGTCTGCTTCCCCGTCGACGGGCAGGACTACACCCGCATGGTGGATATGGCCGCTCTCGGCCCCGACGGCGCGCCCCTGATGCTTGTGATCTTCTGCTCGGGCGAGCCGGGCAGCTACGTGCGCGAGGCCCTGGCCGCCGCCCGCCTGCACGTGCCCCCCGCGCCCCTTGTGCTGACCACCGACACCAAGACCGCCGTGCTGGCCGCCTCAGGCTCCGGGATCGTGCTGGGCGAGGGCTTGCGGGCCATCCCCCATCATGCCGATCTGGCCGCCCTGGCAGACGCCAACCCAGTTCCGCCACTCACGGAGGACCGGGCCGAGCGCGAACGGCGCATCCTCTTCGCCTATTCCGAGATGCTCTCCGGAGGCTGCTGCACCGGCGCGTGCAGGCCCAAGGCCAGAACCTAG
- a CDS encoding pyridoxal phosphate-dependent aminotransferase — MPNPRCEAISSFLVMDILERACALEREGKDIIHLQIGEPDFDTPEPVKEAAAKAVRDGHTHYTHSLGLPVLRESICAYYERTYGVNVHPDQILLTPGTSPAMLLTFSALIHPGDEVLLANPHYACYPNFITYAGGRVRRADTRAEDGFQFTPASLAPCLADSPRAVVLNSPANPAGTVIPEADLKAICETGTLLVSDEIYHGLTYEGRAASALEFTDNCFVLNGFSKLWAMTGWRLGWVISPRKYMPALQRLQQNFFISASSVAQWAGIAALEQCGEHVAAMVAEYGRRRRVMLDGLAKLGLKAPVEPTGAFYVLADARHIGQDSLALARDILEKAHVGVTPGIDFGPGAEGYLRFSYANSVENIEEGLSRLGRYLDNR, encoded by the coding sequence ATGCCGAACCCACGTTGCGAAGCCATCTCATCCTTCCTGGTCATGGATATCCTCGAGCGCGCCTGCGCGCTGGAGCGCGAAGGCAAGGACATCATCCACCTCCAGATCGGCGAGCCTGATTTCGACACCCCGGAACCGGTCAAGGAGGCCGCGGCCAAGGCCGTCCGCGACGGCCACACCCACTACACCCACTCCCTGGGCCTGCCCGTGCTGCGCGAGTCCATCTGCGCCTATTACGAGCGCACCTACGGGGTGAACGTCCACCCGGACCAGATCCTGCTGACCCCCGGCACCTCCCCGGCCATGCTGCTCACCTTCTCGGCCCTGATCCACCCGGGCGACGAGGTGCTCCTGGCCAACCCGCACTACGCCTGCTACCCCAACTTCATCACCTACGCCGGGGGCCGCGTTCGCCGCGCCGACACCCGCGCCGAGGACGGCTTCCAGTTCACCCCGGCCAGCCTGGCCCCCTGCCTGGCCGATTCGCCGCGCGCGGTGGTGCTCAATTCCCCGGCCAACCCGGCGGGCACGGTGATCCCCGAGGCGGACCTCAAGGCCATCTGCGAGACCGGGACGCTGCTGGTCTCCGACGAGATTTACCACGGCCTGACCTACGAGGGCCGGGCCGCCAGCGCCCTGGAGTTCACGGACAACTGCTTCGTGCTCAATGGATTCTCAAAACTCTGGGCCATGACGGGCTGGAGGCTGGGCTGGGTCATCTCGCCCAGGAAGTACATGCCCGCCCTGCAGCGGCTGCAGCAGAACTTCTTCATCAGCGCGTCTTCCGTGGCGCAGTGGGCTGGCATCGCCGCCCTGGAGCAGTGCGGGGAGCATGTGGCGGCCATGGTGGCCGAGTACGGCAGGCGGCGCAGGGTGATGCTGGACGGGTTGGCCAAGCTGGGGCTCAAGGCCCCGGTGGAGCCCACGGGCGCGTTCTACGTGCTGGCCGACGCCCGGCACATCGGGCAGGACAGCCTGGCCCTGGCCCGCGACATACTGGAAAAGGCGCACGTGGGCGTGACCCCGGGCATCGACTTCGGACCGGGAGCGGAGGGCTACCTGCGCTTCAGCTACGCCAATTCGGTGGAGAACATCGAGGAAGGTCTGTCGCGCCTGGGGCGCTATCTCGACAACCGCTGA
- a CDS encoding glucokinase: protein MVTASAPHCRATVLAADIGGTSGRFALFAMGGESLALAARVELPSAAAGGFEALVRSAMDALAPSGRDLPAPSAAVLAVAGPVRQGRFCLPPNIPYTLDLDLLPSGLLPASSLLVNDFTAQAHGCRVLGVEGSDPVLPGTMDAAETQAVVGPGTGLGKAALIPDGRGGFVVGSSEGGHAAFPFNAGEERLFQDFVLRATGEPFARWETVVSGSGLALLNRYLTGEVLAPAQVSASLNAEAATTEWFARFLGRACRDYVLEVVARGGVYVSGGVAAKNPLFLSHWAFEREFRASHTHPELMAGVGVRLVRDQNVGLWGAAALAQRLAEPVCDQRLSR, encoded by the coding sequence ATGGTTACAGCCAGCGCACCCCATTGCCGGGCGACGGTCCTTGCGGCGGATATCGGCGGCACCAGCGGACGGTTCGCTCTTTTCGCCATGGGCGGGGAGTCCCTGGCCTTGGCCGCCCGGGTGGAGCTGCCCAGCGCAGCGGCGGGCGGCTTCGAGGCCCTGGTCCGCTCAGCGATGGACGCCCTCGCCCCCTCTGGGCGGGACCTGCCCGCACCCTCGGCGGCGGTGCTGGCCGTGGCAGGGCCGGTGCGTCAGGGGCGCTTCTGCCTGCCGCCCAACATCCCCTACACCCTGGACCTGGACCTGCTCCCTTCCGGGCTGCTGCCCGCATCGAGCCTGCTGGTGAACGACTTCACCGCCCAGGCCCACGGGTGCCGCGTTCTGGGCGTGGAGGGGTCCGACCCGGTGCTGCCCGGAACCATGGACGCAGCCGAAACGCAGGCAGTAGTCGGCCCCGGCACGGGGCTCGGCAAGGCTGCGCTGATCCCTGACGGGCGGGGCGGTTTCGTGGTGGGGAGTTCCGAAGGCGGCCACGCGGCCTTCCCGTTCAATGCCGGGGAGGAGCGACTCTTCCAGGATTTCGTGCTCAGGGCCACGGGCGAGCCTTTCGCCCGCTGGGAGACCGTGGTCTCGGGTTCCGGCCTGGCGCTTCTCAACCGCTACCTCACGGGCGAGGTTCTCGCCCCGGCCCAGGTGTCCGCCTCGCTGAACGCCGAAGCCGCCACCACGGAGTGGTTCGCCCGCTTCCTGGGCCGGGCCTGCCGTGACTATGTGCTGGAGGTGGTGGCCAGGGGCGGGGTGTACGTCTCCGGCGGCGTGGCGGCCAAAAACCCGCTGTTCCTGAGCCACTGGGCATTCGAGAGGGAATTCCGCGCCAGCCACACCCACCCGGAGCTCATGGCCGGGGTGGGCGTACGCCTCGTGCGGGACCAGAACGTGGGCCTCTGGGGCGCGGCCGCGCTGGCGCAACGGCTGGCCGAGCCAGTCTGCGATCAGCGGTTGTCGAGATAG
- a CDS encoding protein tyrosine phosphatase family protein has protein sequence MGCADEILNYVEVDALLSCAGQPRAEDFAALAAEGFREVINLATDASTGHLPDEPELCARAGMGFTWLPVAWDAPALQDFEAFRAWLAPRRQVRTLVHCAKNWRASLFVALYRVLEEGLAPDAAWEEVLTIWEPDDVWKALARDVLAKAGLPLPCTSA, from the coding sequence ATGGGGTGCGCCGACGAAATCCTCAACTATGTCGAGGTGGACGCCCTGCTCTCCTGCGCGGGGCAGCCCCGGGCCGAGGATTTCGCCGCCCTGGCCGCCGAAGGCTTCAGGGAAGTGATCAACCTGGCCACCGACGCCTCCACCGGGCACCTGCCCGACGAGCCGGAGTTGTGCGCCAGGGCCGGGATGGGCTTCACCTGGCTGCCCGTGGCCTGGGACGCGCCCGCCCTCCAGGATTTCGAGGCCTTCCGGGCCTGGCTGGCCCCCCGCAGGCAGGTCAGAACCCTGGTGCACTGCGCCAAGAACTGGCGGGCGTCCCTGTTCGTGGCGCTTTACCGCGTGCTGGAGGAGGGCCTTGCGCCGGACGCCGCCTGGGAGGAGGTGCTCACCATCTGGGAGCCGGATGATGTCTGGAAGGCGCTTGCCCGGGACGTGCTGGCCAAGGCCGGACTCCCGCTCCCCTGCACCTCGGCCTGA
- a CDS encoding O-methyltransferase: MTTKPLEMTEELVAYVRAMQIKEPEILARLAEETSKDVKAHMRLGWEQGRFLMLLARLTQAKRTLEIGVYTGYSALCVALALPPEGRITACDVSVPWTDVARRYWREAGVEQKVDLRIAPALDTLESLLDAGLAGTYDMAFIDADKGNYQNYFDKCLALVRPGGVVAVDNTLWYGRVVDPDNNDPETLAIRAFNERMRNDRRVDACLTAIGDGMTLAVKLG, translated from the coding sequence ATGACCACGAAGCCGCTCGAGATGACAGAGGAACTGGTGGCCTACGTGCGGGCCATGCAGATCAAGGAGCCGGAGATTCTGGCACGTCTGGCCGAGGAGACCTCGAAGGACGTCAAGGCCCACATGCGCCTGGGCTGGGAGCAGGGCCGCTTCCTGATGTTGCTGGCCCGGCTGACCCAGGCCAAACGCACTTTGGAGATCGGGGTTTATACAGGCTACTCCGCCCTGTGCGTGGCCCTGGCCCTGCCGCCCGAGGGGCGCATCACGGCCTGCGACGTCTCAGTGCCCTGGACCGACGTGGCCCGCCGCTACTGGCGCGAGGCCGGTGTGGAGCAGAAGGTGGACCTGCGCATCGCCCCCGCGCTGGACACCCTGGAGAGCCTGCTGGACGCGGGGCTGGCCGGAACCTACGACATGGCCTTCATCGACGCGGACAAGGGCAACTATCAGAACTACTTCGACAAGTGCCTGGCCCTGGTGCGGCCGGGCGGCGTAGTCGCGGTGGACAACACCCTCTGGTACGGCCGCGTGGTGGACCCGGACAACAATGACCCCGAGACCCTGGCCATCCGGGCCTTCAACGAGCGCATGCGCAACGACAGGCGCGTGGACGCCTGCCTCACCGCCATCGGCGACGGCATGACCCTGGCGGTGAAGCTGGGGTAG